A single region of the Acetivibrio cellulolyticus CD2 genome encodes:
- a CDS encoding protein kinase domain-containing protein, with product MESGKILDSRLKILEKLGEGGMGIVYSAVDLFENKPVAVKVLKSQKTSQYIEDIIRFKKELEILSRLSHDNIIKLFGTGEYENNCYMVMEKLVGYNLSSLLAENYHFSLSESIDIIKQITMALEYVHSHGILHRDVKPGNVFISQKEDKNNVKLLDFGISHIMELNSITSENEVVGTFGYISPEASGILNNVVDERSDLYSVGIIFYQLVTGQMPFKGKNTRMLLHNQVAYMPIRPMLINPSIPETVDEIIMKLINKDSDLRYQSAKGLVFDLERFEAGEKNFPIGSMDQKVKLTYQTKLIGREPEFGRLKELYERACCGKGAFVLISGEAGVGKTKLVEAFKSYAYSNGGLVIRGRSLNQSNKVPYELFKDATDELVAILETWDKENMAALQEKIKKKLGSLLEILEKLNPRIKKIVGTEKRLQSIEPERENQRFLNAISDFLCNIGNTGEPLVLLLEDLHWSEDGSMLILEEISKKIEVSNILIVGTYRSSEINSEHRINKIRKKFFNGSDYFAEIKLSVLDLFSINKLVKDVLYENEEDSKALAEFIYKKSGGNPLFAIHLLRDMVESKSIVWEENKWHEDWNKVKGFYISDNIIDIILKRAGQLNYKQLKLISTASVIGREFDLEILYFLLDLSKEEAINLVDEIIELNLLERGTEKGRISFTHDRIRDAFYEKISDSEKVKIHHKIAEILEKESKKSDAYIFDLAHHYIEGQDTDKALKYILPAANLACETFAYDTAIHFYNIALSLLEEEGMLGSDEWCSACQNLSEVYIIIGKCQPAIEVLEKVLPLVTDKVLKAGILRKLGIAQYKIDNWDKAEELIYSGLEILGERVPSNQAVFGGSLVKEFLMHFVLLRSAKKNLYKNNLTDKNYIDGGFGNKSLCNEEKIQKAENPNLYKEIISLYKILFHIFIFKRVDLKYFYLFLRNLNISILNPPGIIELGETLSEYSIMLSIIHQNRRSEKYFKLASEVFYSLNDEWKYFWNMRNQGFLYSWMGKRKQSLDYFEEARAFFEKIGDYWELAFIYDGLAENYYYTSEYKKSLEAAYKNLKIKQQVNEIYGICNAKTEIAIVYIDTGDFVKAEALLNEVLKVTRENKIWFINCIALFQYGYLEAERSQYDIAADFLYEAIEINEKNTFLKDYTVQVYSKLAEVLMRKYISDGNVKNISWDRKVKNEIARAVAKSLRFSKSWPNQYGVALGVAALYKGLLGKWNSSERLFEKSLKSLKNTGRKFEEGKALMDFAIILANQNRLVDSRRYFEKAYSIFKSIGANNYSQKCARIIGYNRPDNEEKHTSQKDRLSWDRRMDTVLTTSRHLSSILDIDMLLEKILDCTIELVGAQRGLLFIYSQNESKNLEIKALRNFSENEVKNRQFEISQSILKKIESEKSPVIISDAISDESYKNQYSIIQSSIRSVLCAPVITRGEMIGLIYLDNNLVSGLFTDDDIKVLDIISNQAGVSIENARLYNKLKAYSEEIEMSRNQISLWSKELETRVEERTCQLQKVNDDLAQMNIQLREYAQTVEELSIIKERNRMAKDVHDTVGHSMTSLLTLLEVCKVSCGKDVGKTVEKLDEASDIARTSLEKIRRSISGLLPEELEERDIVSAVESMIESFKHTGIEFNFSVDQPDIKVSQKYSSIIFRACQESITNALRHGNPTEVDIVLKLINDKIKLFIVDNGKGCAEIEEGIGLRSMKQRVESVDGILRYGSDGNQGFHINIEIPLK from the coding sequence ATGGAAAGCGGCAAAATTCTAGACAGCAGGCTTAAGATATTGGAAAAGCTCGGTGAAGGCGGAATGGGTATAGTATACTCAGCTGTAGATTTGTTTGAAAATAAGCCTGTTGCTGTAAAAGTTTTAAAATCGCAGAAGACTTCTCAATACATAGAAGATATTATACGTTTCAAAAAAGAACTTGAAATATTAAGCAGGCTGAGCCATGATAACATAATTAAATTATTTGGAACCGGAGAATATGAAAACAATTGTTATATGGTAATGGAAAAGCTGGTTGGTTATAATTTATCGTCACTTCTTGCGGAAAATTATCATTTTTCTCTGAGTGAATCAATTGACATAATAAAGCAAATTACGATGGCTCTTGAATACGTTCACAGTCATGGCATACTACACAGGGATGTAAAGCCAGGAAATGTATTTATTTCTCAAAAGGAAGATAAGAACAACGTAAAGCTTTTGGATTTCGGGATTTCTCATATAATGGAGCTGAATTCGATTACATCAGAGAATGAGGTTGTTGGAACATTTGGCTATATATCCCCTGAAGCGTCAGGAATTCTAAATAACGTGGTTGATGAAAGAAGCGATTTATATTCTGTCGGGATTATTTTTTATCAGCTTGTTACAGGCCAGATGCCTTTTAAGGGTAAAAATACAAGAATGCTCCTTCATAACCAGGTTGCGTATATGCCTATAAGACCCATGCTTATCAATCCTTCAATTCCGGAAACGGTTGATGAAATTATCATGAAGCTTATTAATAAAGATTCAGATTTACGCTATCAGAGTGCAAAAGGGCTTGTTTTTGATCTTGAAAGATTTGAGGCAGGGGAAAAAAACTTTCCTATTGGCAGTATGGACCAAAAAGTCAAACTTACATATCAGACTAAACTAATCGGGAGGGAGCCCGAGTTTGGTAGGCTTAAAGAACTGTATGAAAGAGCCTGCTGTGGCAAGGGAGCCTTTGTCTTAATTTCAGGAGAGGCTGGTGTTGGCAAGACAAAGCTTGTAGAGGCCTTCAAAAGTTATGCTTACAGTAATGGGGGCCTGGTTATAAGGGGAAGAAGTTTGAACCAGTCAAATAAGGTACCTTATGAGCTTTTTAAGGATGCTACTGATGAGTTAGTTGCTATTTTGGAAACATGGGATAAAGAAAATATGGCAGCCTTGCAGGAAAAAATTAAAAAGAAACTTGGAAGCCTGCTTGAAATACTTGAAAAGCTAAATCCAAGAATTAAAAAAATTGTCGGTACTGAAAAGAGGCTTCAGTCAATTGAACCTGAACGGGAGAATCAAAGGTTTTTAAATGCTATCTCGGACTTTTTATGCAATATAGGGAATACCGGGGAGCCACTGGTTTTACTTCTTGAAGACCTGCATTGGTCAGAAGATGGAAGTATGCTTATTTTGGAGGAAATTTCAAAGAAAATTGAAGTTTCCAATATTTTAATTGTTGGAACCTATAGGAGTAGTGAAATTAATTCAGAGCATAGAATAAACAAAATAAGAAAAAAGTTTTTTAATGGATCTGACTATTTTGCGGAAATAAAACTGTCAGTCCTTGATCTTTTTTCAATAAACAAGCTGGTTAAAGATGTACTTTATGAAAATGAAGAGGACTCAAAAGCACTGGCTGAGTTTATTTATAAAAAATCGGGAGGAAATCCGCTGTTTGCCATACACTTGCTTCGGGATATGGTAGAAAGCAAGTCGATAGTATGGGAGGAAAACAAGTGGCATGAGGATTGGAATAAGGTTAAGGGGTTTTATATCTCTGATAATATTATCGATATCATATTAAAAAGGGCTGGACAGCTTAATTATAAGCAATTAAAGTTGATTTCCACTGCATCTGTAATAGGAAGGGAGTTTGATCTTGAGATTCTTTATTTCCTGTTGGATTTAAGCAAAGAAGAGGCAATAAACCTTGTGGATGAGATTATTGAACTCAACCTTTTGGAAAGAGGGACTGAAAAAGGCAGAATTTCCTTTACTCATGACAGAATAAGAGATGCTTTCTATGAAAAAATAAGTGATTCTGAAAAAGTAAAGATTCATCACAAAATAGCTGAAATTCTTGAAAAAGAAAGCAAAAAAAGTGATGCCTATATTTTTGATTTGGCGCACCACTATATTGAAGGTCAGGACACGGATAAGGCACTAAAATACATTTTACCTGCAGCAAATTTAGCTTGTGAGACTTTTGCTTATGATACTGCAATTCATTTTTATAATATAGCTCTCAGTTTACTGGAAGAGGAAGGTATGTTAGGCAGTGATGAGTGGTGTTCGGCATGTCAAAACCTTTCTGAAGTTTATATAATCATAGGTAAATGCCAGCCTGCAATAGAGGTTCTGGAAAAAGTACTTCCATTAGTTACCGATAAAGTATTAAAAGCTGGAATACTAAGAAAACTTGGAATTGCGCAATACAAAATTGATAATTGGGACAAGGCTGAAGAACTGATTTATAGTGGTTTGGAAATACTAGGTGAAAGGGTTCCATCCAATCAGGCAGTTTTTGGTGGAAGCCTTGTAAAAGAGTTTTTAATGCACTTTGTACTGTTAAGATCTGCAAAGAAGAATTTATATAAAAACAACTTAACTGACAAGAATTATATTGATGGAGGTTTTGGCAATAAATCTTTATGTAATGAGGAAAAAATCCAGAAAGCTGAAAATCCGAATTTGTACAAAGAAATAATTTCACTTTATAAAATACTGTTTCATATATTTATATTTAAGAGAGTTGACTTAAAATACTTTTATTTGTTTTTAAGAAACCTTAATATTTCAATATTGAATCCTCCCGGAATTATTGAACTTGGTGAGACGCTGTCAGAATATTCAATTATGTTAAGCATAATTCATCAGAATAGAAGGTCTGAAAAATACTTTAAACTGGCATCGGAAGTTTTTTATTCTTTAAATGATGAGTGGAAGTACTTCTGGAATATGAGGAATCAAGGCTTTTTATACTCATGGATGGGAAAAAGAAAGCAAAGTCTTGACTATTTTGAAGAAGCAAGGGCGTTTTTTGAAAAGATTGGTGACTACTGGGAACTGGCTTTTATTTACGATGGGTTAGCAGAAAACTATTATTACACTTCTGAATACAAAAAAAGTCTTGAAGCGGCTTATAAAAATTTGAAAATAAAGCAGCAAGTCAACGAAATTTATGGTATATGCAATGCCAAAACTGAGATTGCTATTGTTTATATTGATACCGGAGATTTTGTCAAGGCTGAGGCGTTGTTGAATGAAGTGTTGAAAGTAACCAGAGAAAATAAAATATGGTTTATAAACTGTATTGCTCTTTTCCAATACGGATATCTTGAAGCTGAAAGAAGTCAATATGATATAGCTGCAGATTTTCTTTATGAGGCTATAGAAATAAACGAGAAGAATACTTTTTTAAAGGACTATACTGTCCAGGTTTATTCAAAGCTTGCAGAGGTATTGATGAGGAAATACATTTCTGATGGAAATGTTAAGAATATATCATGGGACAGAAAAGTGAAAAATGAAATAGCAAGGGCAGTAGCCAAATCCTTAAGGTTTTCAAAGTCATGGCCTAACCAATATGGGGTTGCCCTGGGGGTTGCAGCACTTTATAAGGGGCTTCTTGGGAAATGGAATTCTTCAGAAAGATTATTTGAAAAAAGTCTAAAGTCACTTAAAAATACTGGACGTAAATTTGAAGAAGGTAAAGCATTAATGGATTTTGCAATTATATTAGCAAATCAGAATAGATTAGTAGATTCAAGACGTTATTTTGAAAAGGCATATTCTATATTCAAATCTATAGGAGCCAACAATTATTCACAAAAGTGTGCCCGTATTATTGGCTATAACAGGCCAGACAATGAGGAAAAACACACATCCCAGAAGGATAGACTTTCATGGGATAGACGCATGGATACAGTTTTGACCACAAGCAGGCATTTGAGTTCAATCCTTGATATCGACATGCTTTTGGAAAAAATACTTGACTGCACTATTGAACTTGTAGGTGCGCAAAGAGGATTATTGTTTATATATTCCCAGAATGAAAGCAAGAATTTAGAAATTAAGGCTTTGCGTAATTTTTCTGAGAATGAAGTAAAAAACAGGCAATTTGAAATAAGCCAAAGTATTTTAAAAAAGATTGAAAGCGAAAAGTCACCTGTAATTATTTCGGATGCAATATCGGATGAGAGTTACAAAAATCAATACAGCATTATTCAGAGCAGTATCAGATCAGTATTGTGTGCTCCCGTTATTACTCGTGGTGAGATGATTGGACTTATTTACCTTGATAATAATCTGGTCAGTGGCCTTTTTACAGACGATGATATAAAGGTGCTTGACATTATATCCAATCAGGCGGGGGTTTCCATTGAAAATGCCAGGCTTTATAACAAGTTGAAAGCATATTCGGAGGAAATTGAAATGTCCAGAAACCAGATTTCTTTATGGAGCAAGGAGCTTGAGACAAGAGTTGAAGAGAGAACCTGTCAGCTCCAGAAGGTTAATGATGATTTGGCACAGATGAATATCCAGCTTAGGGAGTATGCCCAGACTGTAGAAGAACTTTCGATAATAAAAGAAAGAAACAGGATGGCAAAGGATGTACATGACACGGTGGGGCACTCAATGACATCGCTTTTGACTCTTTTGGAGGTTTGTAAGGTATCCTGCGGCAAGGATGTTGGAAAGACCGTCGAAAAGCTGGATGAGGCATCGGATATTGCTCGTACGAGCCTTGAGAAAATCCGACGGTCTATTTCGGGGCTTTTGCCGGAGGAGCTTGAAGAAAGGGATATAGTTTCGGCTGTTGAAAGCATGATCGAAAGCTTTAAACATACCGGAATAGAGTTTAATTTTTCTGTAGACCAGCCCGATATAAAAGTTTCACAAAAGTACTCTTCAATAATATTCAGAGCATGTCAGGAATCCATTACAAATGCACTGCGCCATGGAAATCCTACAGAAGTAGACATTGTATTAAAACTTATCAATGATAAGATAAAGCTATTTATAGTAGATAACGGAAAGGGATGCGCGGAGATTGAAGAAGGAATAGGCCTTAGAAGCATGAAGCAAAGGGTTGAATCGGTGGATGGCATTTTAAGGTACGGTTCAGATGGAAATCAGGGATTTCATATAAATATAGAAATACCTTTGAAGTAA
- a CDS encoding response regulator: MIKVIIADDQEIIREGIKYLIEQDPEIEVLGVAGNGSEALELCETIKPDVVLMDIVMPEVSGVESTLLIKEKYPDIKVIILTTFNHDENISKALENGADGYILKDIKPKELILAVKSAASGLRVLHKDAFPSIVKKVSDQRKMSLIQKDELTNLLTPREIEIINLVVDGKDNRDIANSLFISEGTVRNTISLILKKLNLRDRIQLAVYAVKNDIG; the protein is encoded by the coding sequence ATGATTAAAGTAATTATTGCAGATGATCAGGAGATAATTAGAGAAGGAATCAAGTATTTGATAGAACAGGACCCTGAAATAGAAGTTCTGGGGGTGGCAGGAAACGGTAGTGAGGCTTTGGAACTTTGCGAAACCATAAAGCCCGATGTTGTCCTTATGGATATTGTTATGCCTGAAGTTAGCGGAGTTGAAAGCACTTTGCTTATAAAAGAAAAGTATCCGGATATTAAGGTCATTATTTTGACTACCTTCAACCATGATGAAAACATTTCGAAGGCATTGGAAAACGGTGCAGACGGTTACATTTTAAAAGATATAAAGCCTAAAGAGCTTATATTGGCTGTTAAAAGTGCTGCTTCAGGACTTAGAGTTTTACATAAGGATGCTTTCCCAAGCATTGTAAAAAAGGTAAGTGACCAGAGGAAAATGTCCTTAATCCAGAAGGACGAATTGACCAACCTTCTAACGCCAAGGGAAATAGAAATTATCAATCTGGTTGTAGATGGAAAGGATAACAGAGATATTGCTAACAGTCTTTTTATATCTGAAGGTACAGTCAGAAATACAATTTCGTTAATCCTAAAAAAGCTGAATTTAAGAGATAGAATACAGTTGGCTGTATACGCAGTCAAAAATGACATTGGTTAA
- a CDS encoding ANTAR domain-containing response regulator: MLLSEGGVIMESARILVAMENDSLINKFRTILLEGGYEVIDQAKEENECLGKIRSLKPDITILDYKLISIDGSEFAKVVSQNKLCDVILVSDMLNCEEKSSIDYIKAEYDFVVITKPLKRDSFINTINLVIKNRKKIMQLETEIEELKKTLDMRKDIERAKGLLMKHLKLTEDEAFRRIQKQSMDKEISMKEIAKAIILTYDL; the protein is encoded by the coding sequence ATGTTATTGAGTGAGGGAGGTGTGATTATGGAATCTGCAAGGATACTGGTCGCTATGGAGAACGATAGTTTAATAAACAAGTTCAGGACTATATTGCTAGAAGGTGGGTATGAAGTAATTGATCAAGCTAAAGAGGAAAATGAATGTTTAGGTAAAATCAGATCTCTTAAACCGGATATTACTATTTTAGACTACAAGTTAATTTCTATAGACGGGTCTGAGTTTGCAAAAGTAGTGTCTCAAAACAAACTATGCGATGTGATTCTTGTATCGGATATGCTAAACTGTGAGGAAAAAAGTTCTATTGATTATATTAAAGCTGAATATGATTTTGTAGTTATTACAAAGCCTTTGAAAAGGGACAGCTTTATCAATACTATAAATTTGGTAATAAAAAACAGAAAGAAGATAATGCAGCTCGAAACAGAGATTGAAGAGCTAAAAAAGACTTTGGATATGAGAAAAGATATTGAAAGAGCAAAAGGCCTTTTGATGAAACATCTAAAACTTACAGAGGATGAGGCATTCAGAAGGATTCAAAAGCAGAGCATGGACAAGGAAATTTCAATGAAGGAAATTGCAAAAGCAATAATTCTGACATATGACTTGTAA
- a CDS encoding ammonium transporter, whose product MFLGAVMIFAMHAGFAFLEVGSVRKKNQANALVKILTDWSVSTLAYFIIGFPIAYGISFFKSADKIASMGFIGQTSIPGFDLMHFFFLLTFAAAIPAIISGGIAERAKFWPQVIAGGIFAGIIYPLFESMVWGQNAWFQDFITYLGGNTLHDYAGSIVVHSIGGWLALPAIIILGPRIGRYNKNKSVSIPVSNIPVLGLGSWILAIGWFGFNVMSAQNFANISSLVAINSLFAMVGGVLAALVISKNDPTAIYNGALAGLIAVCSGSDLFHPLGALVVGGIGSLIFIKMFTFETEFLKIDDVLGVWPLHGVVGSWGGIAAGIFGSRLLGGTGNVSFVSQLIGTLAAILFAGISGLLVYKVLDKTMGIRITKEQELLGCDEAIHHTSAYPEEESIETDNQKKLDYLYFQLNELSKKIV is encoded by the coding sequence ATGTTTTTAGGTGCTGTTATGATTTTTGCAATGCATGCTGGCTTTGCATTTCTTGAAGTAGGATCAGTTCGTAAGAAAAATCAGGCAAACGCTTTAGTCAAGATCCTTACAGATTGGTCTGTATCAACTTTAGCTTACTTTATTATAGGATTTCCTATTGCTTATGGTATCAGTTTTTTTAAGTCTGCAGATAAGATTGCTTCAATGGGTTTTATCGGTCAAACCTCTATCCCTGGATTTGATTTAATGCATTTTTTCTTTTTGTTAACTTTTGCTGCGGCAATTCCAGCAATTATATCAGGCGGTATAGCTGAAAGAGCTAAGTTTTGGCCACAGGTAATTGCCGGAGGTATCTTCGCAGGTATCATATATCCCCTCTTCGAATCAATGGTATGGGGACAGAATGCATGGTTCCAGGATTTTATTACGTACCTTGGAGGAAATACACTTCACGATTATGCTGGTTCAATAGTTGTACACTCCATCGGTGGCTGGCTCGCTTTGCCTGCAATAATAATCCTCGGCCCTAGAATAGGCAGATACAATAAAAACAAATCAGTCTCTATTCCTGTAAGCAATATCCCTGTCCTTGGATTAGGCAGCTGGATATTGGCTATTGGTTGGTTTGGCTTTAATGTTATGAGTGCACAAAACTTTGCGAACATCTCATCTCTGGTTGCAATCAACTCACTTTTTGCTATGGTTGGCGGTGTATTAGCAGCTCTTGTTATATCAAAAAATGATCCAACTGCTATCTATAATGGCGCACTTGCAGGCTTGATTGCTGTATGCTCCGGGTCGGATTTGTTCCATCCCTTAGGTGCATTAGTAGTAGGTGGTATTGGCTCCTTAATATTTATTAAGATGTTCACTTTTGAAACAGAATTTTTAAAGATCGATGATGTACTGGGTGTCTGGCCGCTTCATGGTGTAGTAGGCTCCTGGGGAGGTATAGCAGCAGGTATATTTGGATCCAGGTTACTTGGAGGTACAGGTAATGTAAGTTTTGTATCTCAATTAATAGGAACATTGGCAGCAATTTTATTTGCAGGAATAAGCGGTTTATTAGTTTACAAAGTGTTGGATAAAACTATGGGTATTCGTATTACTAAAGAACAAGAACTTTTAGGATGTGATGAAGCAATTCACCACACAAGCGCTTATCCGGAAGAAGAAAGCATTGAAACAGATAACCAGAAAAAATTAGACTACTTATATTTTCAATTAAATGAACTGAGTAAAAAAATTGTTTAA
- a CDS encoding MarR family winged helix-turn-helix transcriptional regulator — MAVSFFEIIQRMNKLNILHRINIFKQAAKNGLYLGQLPILEYVERHDECTQREVADYMQVSPPSIATSVKRMQKAGLLVKAADKSDLRYNRLTVTEKGREISRECRKDFDKIDAQLFSGFNEQECEQLRGYFERMIANMSAGEFANKTFFSLVAEEKKLFDQQNKEGQNGD; from the coding sequence ATGGCAGTATCCTTTTTTGAAATAATACAAAGAATGAATAAGCTAAATATTCTTCATCGTATTAATATTTTCAAGCAGGCAGCAAAAAACGGGCTATATCTCGGACAGCTGCCGATATTAGAATATGTTGAAAGGCATGATGAATGTACACAGCGTGAGGTTGCCGACTACATGCAGGTTTCGCCTCCGTCAATTGCTACTTCTGTAAAGCGTATGCAAAAAGCCGGACTGCTTGTAAAAGCTGCAGATAAAAGTGATTTACGCTATAACCGCCTTACGGTTACTGAAAAAGGCAGGGAGATTTCACGTGAGTGCCGTAAGGATTTTGACAAAATAGATGCACAATTATTTTCAGGATTTAATGAGCAGGAATGTGAACAGCTTCGAGGCTATTTTGAAAGAATGATTGCGAACATGTCCGCAGGTGAATTTGCAAACAAAACTTTTTTTTCACTCGTTGCAGAAGAAAAAAAGCTGTTCGATCAGCAAAACAAGGAGGGGCAAAATGGAGATTAA
- a CDS encoding ABC transporter ATP-binding protein, with the protein MEIKKLIPYLSKYKLFAILCPLAIICEALLEVRIPLLMAKIVDEGIPSKNISLVMQTGGLMVLMAVLGLIFGALAAKFAAIAGMGLGSEIRKGLFDKIQEFSFSNTDKFSTASLVTRLTTDVNNIQNVFMMIIRTLVRAPVMMISATIMAFTINKSLVAVFLIAIPFLATVLILIAVAAYPRFGKLLKKYDVINASVQENLVAIRVVKAFVRSKYEKMKFKIANDEMMNAAINAEKVVILNMPFMQITMYACIVSILWFGGNMVIGGTMMKGQLISFISYVTQILVSLMMISMVFITMLISRASLSRVVEVIDEPLDITDTNVSEDHKVKYGSIDFENVSFKYNPNVQDNILEGINVHIESGQTIGIIGGTGSSKSTLVQLIPRLYDVTEGRVLVGGVDVRNYKLDELRNSVAMVLQKNVLFSGTIKENLKWGNHDATDEQIIDACKAAQAHDFIMSFPNGYETDLGQGGVNVSGGQKQRICIARALLKNPKILILDDSTSAVDTATDTKIREALRKHRKDITTIIIAQRITSVKDADKIIMLDDGRVDAIGTHDELLENNQIYQEIYYSQQKGVIA; encoded by the coding sequence ATGGAGATTAAAAAACTGATACCTTATTTATCAAAGTATAAATTATTTGCAATTCTATGCCCACTGGCCATTATTTGTGAAGCTCTGTTAGAGGTAAGGATTCCGCTGCTTATGGCAAAAATAGTAGATGAAGGTATTCCGTCAAAGAATATTTCTCTTGTAATGCAAACAGGCGGACTTATGGTACTTATGGCAGTTCTAGGGCTTATATTTGGTGCACTCGCTGCAAAATTTGCTGCAATTGCAGGAATGGGGCTCGGAAGCGAAATCCGTAAGGGACTTTTTGACAAGATTCAGGAATTCTCTTTTTCCAATACTGACAAATTCAGTACTGCGTCATTGGTTACCCGTTTGACCACTGATGTAAACAATATACAGAATGTATTTATGATGATAATCCGTACTTTGGTGCGTGCACCTGTTATGATGATCAGTGCAACCATTATGGCATTTACCATAAACAAAAGCCTTGTTGCTGTATTTCTAATAGCAATTCCCTTTTTGGCAACGGTTTTAATACTCATTGCTGTTGCGGCATACCCACGCTTTGGTAAATTACTGAAAAAGTACGATGTTATAAATGCTTCTGTGCAGGAAAATTTGGTTGCCATTCGTGTAGTAAAAGCTTTTGTACGTTCAAAATATGAAAAGATGAAATTTAAAATTGCTAATGACGAAATGATGAACGCTGCGATAAATGCTGAAAAAGTTGTTATATTGAATATGCCGTTCATGCAAATTACAATGTACGCATGTATTGTCTCTATTTTATGGTTTGGCGGAAATATGGTTATTGGCGGAACAATGATGAAGGGACAATTAATAAGCTTTATCAGTTATGTCACACAAATATTGGTTTCGCTTATGATGATTTCAATGGTGTTTATTACAATGTTAATTTCCCGTGCTTCATTAAGCCGTGTTGTTGAGGTAATTGACGAGCCTTTAGATATTACAGATACAAACGTAAGTGAAGATCACAAAGTTAAATATGGTTCCATTGATTTTGAAAACGTTTCTTTCAAATACAATCCTAATGTACAAGACAATATATTGGAAGGTATTAATGTCCATATTGAATCGGGTCAGACTATCGGCATTATTGGAGGTACAGGTTCGTCCAAATCTACACTGGTACAGCTTATACCTAGATTGTATGATGTAACAGAAGGCAGAGTTCTTGTTGGGGGAGTAGATGTACGAAATTATAAGCTCGATGAGCTTAGAAATTCCGTTGCCATGGTACTTCAAAAAAATGTACTGTTCTCTGGCACAATTAAAGAAAATTTGAAGTGGGGTAACCATGATGCGACCGATGAACAAATTATAGACGCATGTAAGGCAGCTCAAGCACATGACTTTATTATGAGTTTCCCCAATGGATATGAAACTGACCTTGGGCAAGGCGGTGTAAATGTCTCAGGTGGTCAAAAGCAGCGTATCTGTATTGCCAGAGCATTGCTGAAAAATCCCAAAATTTTAATATTGGATGACAGTACAAGTGCAGTAGATACGGCAACTGATACCAAAATTCGAGAAGCACTCCGTAAACACCGTAAAGACATTACCACCATTATTATTGCACAGAGAATCACTTCAGTAAAAGATGCAGATAAAATAATAATGTTGGATGATGGAAGAGTTGATGCTATAGGTACTCATGACGAATTGCTTGAAAATAACCAAATTTATCAGGAAATTTACTATTCGCAACAGAAAGGGGTGATTGCATAA